In Oscillospiraceae bacterium, the genomic window CTCGTCCAGCAGGTCACCCATGATGTCTACGTTGTACGGGGTGATGATGAAGGTGCTGTTGGCCACACGCTTGATCTGGCCGTTGTTGGCATAGGCCACACCGGACAGGAAGTCCACCAGACGGCGGGACACTTCCTTGTTGGTGGACTCCAGGTTCAGCACGACGGTGCGCTTGTTGTTCAGATGGTCCGCAATGGTGCTGGCATCCTCAAAGCGCTCCGGCTTGACCAGGACCACCTTGAGCTGGGTGGTGGCGTGGATGTTGACCACCTTGTTCTTCTTGGCACCCTCGGCCGGCTCTTCGGTCTCGTCATCTGCGCCCAGGCCGACACCGTTGTTGTTGTTCACCATCTGGGGGCCGTCGTCAATGTACTGATCCTCGTACTCGTCCTCTGAACCAAACAGGCCCTTCTTGAGGCTATCTACCAAAGACATAATGATCTGCTCCTTTCATTCAGGCAGCGCCGGGCTGCCCGGCATACTTTGCAAAAGAATGCAAATAGCTTTTACTATTATCGGATTTTTTGACACGGATGTCAATAACTACAAAAGTTTTCCGTCGTACAAATTTTGTCCGGAAACGATTATTTCGTCATAAAGCCGCACCTGACTCACCGAACCGTCGGTTCCCTTGGGCAAAACGAGGATGTAATCGCCGTCGGTCACCAGCGGATGATCGTTGTCCACGGGGTCGATCTTGCAGAAGCGGGCGATGTTGCCGTACTTGACGTACACGCCTGGGATGTAGTTTTCGCCCTGCGTCTCTGCCTCGGTGCCGTCCTCCTTGAGGTAGTGCACCGCCGACGCCGGGATGCGCAGGCCGGTGCTCTCCCCCACCGAGATGCGGGCTGCTGCGTGGTTCAGGCAGAGCACATCGCCGTTGATGACGTTGCAGGTGAGCACAAAGCGAGCCAGGCCCTGTTCTTCGTCAATGGTCACCTCCGAAAACGGTGGCCTTGAAGGATCTGTCCGTCTGGCCGGGGAAGCGGATCTGCACACTGGAACTCAGCGGCTTGCCGTTCTGCCCCAGCAGCTTCTGGCCCTGTTCGGCCGAACACACGCCCACATAGCGCCAGGTGAAGCCGGAAACGATCTTGCCGGCACAACCGTCCAGCGGCAGGGTGGGGTTAGAATCCAGATACGCCTTGAGCTGAGCCGGGTCCTGTGCAAGGATGTCGTCGGCTCCGGCATTGAGCCGCCCGCTGCTGGACGCCCGGACAAAGTAGCCGGTCTGCGGGGCGGTGATCTGGGTGGGGTTGCCCAGCTGGGCCTGCACGCTCTGGGCCTGCTGGGTCAGAGCCGTGACCTGATCGGTAAAGTTGGCGGAATCGCCGGTGGCGATCCAGAGCTTGTTCTGGGCCAGCAGGTAGGCGTTGGCACCGCTGCTCACCTCGTCGTATGCTCCGGCATCCAGCTCGTCCATCATGTCATAAAGGGCCGCCGAGCGCTCCCGCAGCAGGGCGTCCAGCTGCAGGGAGGTGGTGTTCTGGGAGCGCTGCAACAGGTCGATCTGCTCGGTCAGCTGGGTGAGCTGCTGGCGCAGCACCGCCTGGGAAGCATCGCTGTAGATTTCCGCCACAGCCGTCCCGGCCGAGACGCGCTCGCCGTCGGCCGCGAGATATCCCAGCGTGCCGCTGCCGGAAACATATACCTCATCAAACAGCAGCACACCGTCGGCCTCCACGTTGTCCGACACGGTGGCCGGCAGTGCGGTCTCATATACATTCTGCGGGAAGAGGATGTGCAGGGCCTGATATCCCACATAACATGCAGCCAGCAGCAAAAATGCCGCCAGTACCCCGGCCAGCACTGCCAGCGGGTGCGGCTCCCT contains:
- a CDS encoding cell division protein SepF, translating into MSLVDSLKKGLFGSEDEYEDQYIDDGPQMVNNNNGVGLGADDETEEPAEGAKKNKVVNIHATTQLKVVLVKPERFEDASTIADHLNNKRTVVLNLESTNKEVSRRLVDFLSGVAYANNGQIKRVANSTFIITPYNVDIMGDLLDELENNGAFY